The DNA sequence ttcaagaaaaagaaataaaaggagcTCGATGGAACATGACTTCAACACAAACACATGACAATGATTGTCAATAATGAGAATAAGAATGGACGAGGAAAGCTTCATGCATACAAAAAGGAGTAGCTTCATTGTGACCACTACAATATGAATAATCACACCACTGACAAATGTTTCTTTTTACGTGGATTTCCACCAAGTCACCAAtttcataaatcaaatataaaatcaatgaaTAAACTATAAATTGATGGAGAAAAACAATCATCTACTCACAATGTTCAAAACACGATTCCCAACTTCACCGTTGAGCAATACAATCAAATCTTGGCACTTCTAAATAATAGTGATTCATAGTTCCAAGTGAAATGTCAGAGGTGTGTCAATTGACTTGTTTCTCCTCACATTTACGTCGTAGTAATTCTAATAAGTGGGTCATTGATAGTGGTGCAACTGATCACATTGCAtcatcacttttatttttgCAAAATCACTAACAACCATTATCCTTGTGCGTAAAAATGTCCAATGAAAAAAAAGCCACCATAACTTTCATAAGATCTGCCACTCTAAACATGGACTTATGATGATATGATATGTGTTCCTTCCTTCCATCTTAACTTGTTATCTGATAGTAAACTCACTCAATCCTTTAATTGTTCTATCACATTCTTCCATGATTTCTGTCTTTTGCAGGACTTGacaatgaagaagatgattggACTAGGTAGACAACATGGTGGACCTTACTACTTCCCTTGTCAATCCATAGTTTACATCACTTAGCTAAGTCTTATACTGACATTTCATTTAGCTACAATAAAAAATGTGATGTTTGTCTTTTGGCTAAACAAACTAGATTGCCTTTTGGTCtttgttctatttctagtaCCATACCTTTTGATTTAATCCATTATGATATTTAGGGTCCTCACAAGATAAATGCTCATTTTggtgctatttttattttattttattattatggacaaTTCTTGCATCTCTACTCCCTAACCAAATGGAGTAGTAGAGCACAAATACTCGCACATTTTAGAAGTTGCATGAGCACTGAGATTTCAAGCTAATCTTTCCTTGATTATCCAGGAGAGTGTACTCTCACAGCTACATATCTCATCAATCGTTTACCCAcaccttttttatatgaaaaaatcatcTTATGAAGTCCTTTATAAGTGCACCCAAAATACAATCATTTATGTATATTTGGATATTGTGTTATTTAACAAATGTCAGCCCATCACACAAGTTTGATTGGGGTGCCAGTAATTGTATTTTTGTCGGATACTCACTTGGTCAAAAAGCCTATAGATTGCATGACTTATTAAccaaacaatttttttctaGTAAGGATGTGGCATTCCATGGAgacttttttcccctttttaagagatgaacaaaatattcaaTGTGATGGATTAAGCCTACTACCTTATCTATGCTATTGATAATAACATTCCTAAGTTGGTAGCTACCCATCTACCAACTTCAACCACTTGCAAGTCAATTTCTCCTAATGCTTATACTAGTACTTATCCAATAGAAGAATTTGTTCCTCACCTTTCAGAGCTACCAATACAACCTTCCATTTGGTTTCGTGATTACAAATGTTCAAAAACTAAAGCCTCCAAAAGTAGGTACTTGTTATTCATTGTCTAACTTCACTGCATATAATAGATTGTCATTAGCTCATTATTCTTTTGTTCCCATATTTCTCGTTTAGTTGAACCTGATAACTTTGCCCAAGTTGTGATGGATCCAAAATGGAAGGAAGCCATCAATTCTAAAATCGAATCTCTTGAGTAAAATAATACATGGGCTCTCAATTATTAGGGTAGAAAacctattggttgtaaatgagTGTATAAAATTAAGTACAAATATGATGACTCCATTGAGCGATACAAGGCTCGTTTGGTAGGTAAAGGTTAAACACAAACTGAAGGCTTGGATTATCATGAAGCATTTGCTCTGTTGTCTCTTGGTTCTAATCGCCTCTCACAACTGGTCTCTTTATCAACTGGATGTTTAAAATGCCTTCTTATATAGGGACCTTTATGAACTATGCTACCACCATCAAGCCTCAATCACAAGGGGGAGTTTGGTGTGTTGGTTGAACAAATCTCTTTAGCAAGCATCACAAAATTGGTTCTTAAAGTTCTCTTTAGCCATACAAGATGCAGGCTTTTGCCAATCTAAAGCAGATTACTCATTCTTCACCCATAAGCTTGGTGGGTCTTTTTTGCTACTGTACTCATTTATATTGATGACATGATCATTGCAGGGAATGATTTACTAACTATTGATACAAGTTCTTGGATGATTGGTTTAGAATCGAAGACCttggtaattttaaatattatttgggAATTGAGGTTGAATGTTCTAGAAAAGGAATCTCCATCTCATAATGCAAGTACACTTTGGATATACTTGATGACATGGGCTTACTTGGAGCACAACCATCTAGCTTGCCTATGAAGCAACACTTGAGACTTACTCCCATCGATGGTGATGCTTGACATGGCCCATCATGTTTAGAAGAATAGTAGGTCACCTAATTTATCTTACCATTATGCGATTAGACATAGCGGCCTATTCAATTCACATTCTTAGTCAATTTATGCATCAACCACGTAAACCACACCTTAATGTAGCATTGCGTGTTTTACGCTATCTAAAGGGATTATTGGACAATGCAAGTCATTTTCTTTGTAGAACAATTTGAGGATTCAGGGTATAATGTGACTCAGATTGGGTAGATTGCCCCACCATAAGGAGATCTGTCATTGGCTATTGTATATATCTTGAAAATTTCCTCATTTCTTAGACCAAGAAGCATACAAATGTGTCTTGATCATCATATGAGGCAGTCTATCGAGCTATGACTGCTGTCATCTACGAAGTCACTTGGTTGCACTATCTCTTGAAAGATTTgcaaatttttatctcaaaaccAGTAGCCCTCTATTGTGACAATCAAGCAACCGTGCATATTACAATGAACCCAGTCTTTCATGAGCAAACTAAACATATAGAGTTACATTACCATTTGATTCGTAAGTAGATTCAATCTGCCTTGATTACCACAAGATATTTACGAAGCCCTTGTTAAGTGTTGCTTTCAAAATCTTGTTAAGAAAGTTAGTGTTCTTGATATCCACACTCCAACTTGAAGGGAAGTGCAAAAGGGGGAAAGTTTACTTGCATAATTTTCTAGATTGCATGATCTCCAACTCTTGCCTTTTTGGACCACATCCGTTTGATCAACTGCTAGACTTTAGGTGCAATATCAAATCCCATGCATTGATAGTTTCCATATTTCCATATTGTATCAATGCATGTAAGGCCTATTATATGTTGTATCTTACTGCATCCGTAACAAAGCATTTATAgagaaatacaaaaatattcttcatttcCTATTTATCATTTACAGCACCTCTAgattttcaaattgaaaaaactACCATAGTTACGAGAAATTAAAGGTAGTAGATAGGTAGTTATACTCGTGACCTTTATGTTTCTTATAAACGTAAGTGATACATTTTTCATTGTAGATAATGACATTATTTTTGTGAACGACCAGAACTTGGAAATAGTATGCATTGCACAACTATCTAGAGTTAATTTTGCAATTCGCACCTccaattataaaaagaattatacaTTGCACAATGGTCCAACTCAGCTAACTTTTAAGATGAATAAAAGAAACTAAGTGATGGGAGacaattttgataatttgatcAGTTAGAATGTATATTTGAGATAAGTGCAAACTGTGCTTAtcttttaaagatttaaaagaaGTACTATATTTTTGTGTGCAATTTGTTGGGATTAATGTTCTAATAATTCAAGTTAAGTGACATGTCTTGTAAATAactttatgtataattttttatggtattaattttaactttctaaaaagatatcttaattattattattataaaagataaaaggaaatcacattcttaattaataaaatatgcatgTATTATTTGAATTCTTATAAATTCAATAACTTATACATGTATTGCTAAACTATATAAAGATAAACGTATATAGAAACCCAAAGTTTTTCATCAAAATATATAacctaatttattaataattaattcttGAACATGTTCGAACTCACTAAAAGAATAAACAAGTTATCTGtgaatataaaacatatatatctcAATGATAATTAATTAGCTATATCTCAACTGgtgtcaaaattaaaataaaaattaaggggggggggggttttggggagtgagatgaaatgagaattttgtgaatagtagtaagatagtttgtgaatagtagtgatataatttgagttgagtattttttgagttttgggaaatgagagagaaaaaattgaataaaaatattacaaaattaaaatattgttataataagttttataatattatttttgcttggagatttgaaaaagttgaaattattttttattttttatctgaaaatttggaaaattttgtatttgaattatgtttgaaaataagttggaatgagatgaaaatatgagattagatgagaattttgtatctcataTGAAGCCTCAAACCTGCTCTAATAGAACTAATTGACCATCCAATATTTGTTGAATTTGATTTATTTACATTTAATAAATCcataattacatataatattgaaataataattaaataattaaaagctTGAGATCACTGATTAGAGTACttcatgaattttatttttgcttcgGATCCCTCTTAATACACATGCACGTACATCCATGTTTGAAAGAGCACTCTTAGAATTTACCTCATCGAATCATCTCCATTCTATTCTCTTGGCATGCATTTAGATAAAATACTCTGAAATGTCTCCCCCAACATAATGCAGTTTCCCTAGCTACATGCACATTTCCAAAATCCagattttgctatatataatacAGTGCTGTATTCGGCCTTATCATCAAACAACAACTCCATTATTAATGCATAGAATGTTTTCAGCGGTTCACACTCGAAACCTCGTATTTATAACTCTCCATTCTTCTTTTGCTTATTTTAAGGAAGAACCGAAACATGTACCAATTTAAAAATGCAACTGGCAACCTTTGTATTAAAAACCACTGCACAGAATGCAACCAGTAGGGTGTGCAGATATGTTCATAACCGATGCATCGGATACTTGCTTTGCTGTACATTTCCGGTGAGGGAGTGAATAGAGAAGCTGTTTTGAAACCTCTTATCATCTTTGTTGCCACATATAGTGGaacctgcatgcatgcatgctcatAATTAAGATCATGCAACGGTACTTATATGTTATTATTAGGATAGCTTTTGCACATGTCTCGGTCCGTCTCATTCATATCATTCACGatcaatttataataagttataaaatcttttacagctgtttttataataatttgtaaaaagaaaattaggaaaTTAGGAATATATATAGAACCTGGCACTGAACATCTATTCCGTGTTGCTCGTATTCCAAACTAATGCATCTCGAGAACATCGCCAGATACCTGCGACAAGGTCGAGATCAttaagaaacctctcagccaaaCAAACCAAAAAGAGGTTAAACATCTTACAGCCAACAGTTTCTTTATTTAGAAAGGCTGAACAAAGAAGGAACGATGGTGCAGAAGACCAGATTAAAAGATCAGAAAATGACGTATATTAATAACCAGAAAAAACTTACGCTTTTGTTGAAGCATAAACAGTGCCTAAAGGGAAAGCAGGAACGGCCATGGAGGAACCAGAACCAATGTTTACAATGgctcctttcttcttctgtAGCATGCCCGGAAGCACAGCTCTCGTCACCCAAGTTGCAGCATCCATATTCACCCTTACTAGGCTCTCCAAAACCTCAGATTCAACCTCATGAAGAAACATCGGATAAGGAGATCCCATCCCAgcattatttatcaaaattccaACATCTAACCCTTTAATCCCTTCCTCCACCATGTTTGATATCTCTTTTCCACTTAATTTCGCGAAGTCTATAACAATACCTTTTACGTCTACTTTTCCGGCGAACTTTTCCTGTATTTCGTTCGACGTAGCTTCAAGTTTTGAAGGGTTGCGACCAACTAAGACTAGATTAATGCCCTCCGAAGCTAACTCAAAGGCAAGGGCTTTGCCGATTCCATCGGTGGAGCCAGTTACGAGAGCCCAAGAGCCATACTCgttgagattttttgcaggtcTGAAGAACGAAACCCAGGCCCATTTCACAAATCGGATGAAGGTTTTGCAGAGAGAGATGAAGCCTAAAGAACATGCAGCTATAAGGATGAAATCTTGAAACTCCATTGCTGACCGACTGAAGATCATAGAGAAGGTGTCTTTATAAAGTGCAGGAGGAGTGAAGTGAATATGATGGCAAGTTTTGCCTGGTTCCCACGTTGGTAGCGTTTTCGAAAGGTAGCCAGGAATTTTGGATTTGGCGTAGGCAAGTTAGGTACTAGGCGCCGCTCGAGTGAACGAGGACCACTTGCCTTCACAACTCTTttccaattattttataatttattttaaatcaatcaatataattataatattttattaaaaaattttatttttatttaaatatctcattttaaatagagtagtaaaataattgtatacaactaataaatttattattttttgtattattatttttatttatctttcttttaattattactCTCAATATAATCTCTTGGTGTGagatgtgatattaaataattgataaataaataaaatatacaaaataacaATGCtcgttattatttattgaacttttgtataaataattaatactataatatttatttatatttatcttctctctttctttatgGCTACTCAAAATTATATCAGATGATGAGTAACAtcgtttattataatttatttagattttgttgttgatgtcaatacgtttttaattttttttttcagagttAGTAAATATaccatattaaattaaaaaatgaccATAACAAAGCTTGGGAGTTGGTACCGATGGCATACCGACAACCAAAGATACAATCAATAGCTTAATTTGTCACATCTTGTCAGTATAAGTCATATTTTGAAAGCTGGGTATGAGTTAATGCTGGGAATATTTGGAGAGGAAGGGGaccaatatttaataatattgaatcTCCACACTATATTTGAGATAAGGGAAAACCTTACGGTCAGTCGGGTGTAATGTTTCTTTTTACACCAACCAATGATATACAAACACGTGTGCGACTTATAGAAATTAGAATGGGATTGCATCTAAGTAAAGctatctcttttctcttcctccccCATATCCCTTCTCCCCCAAATCAATTCTTGGCTTCTCCCACGAATTTCTTTTAATTCGAATCCAGCTTACCTTTGGTTGAAATATAAATCCTCAGAGAGGGAAGGAAATTTGATAAACCAGTTATTGTTAGCTCTGTTTCACAActtcattttctcttatttcttttGGATTACATATATCTCCTGCATTTCCAATGTACTAATAATTCTCATGTACAAAAATAAGACTTTAAGATGGCTCTTAGAAAGTATCGGAAGGCTTTACGTTATTTGAATATCTGTTGGGAGAAAGTAGGGATTAATGAAGGTGATCCATCACTTCTCCCGTGGTTTATTTCTGCACTGACGATGATCTGAAAATGTTAGCAAATCACCAAGCCTTAGTTTGATCTTATGCTTTATTTTTGCGGCTGCAGAGAAAAgttcatgtttgaggaagatgaagtcacaaattttcaccaaaAGCCCCACAAATCTCGAACCAAATCgtattggagagagagagagatggtcacGTGGGTGGGGAAGGATTTAAAGAAATTGTGTTTATCATCTGTGCgagggtgaaaaaaaaaaattatggaaagACCTATGTGGTAGCTTTTGTGATATCctatttttatgtgtattttattgaatccttatttaaaataattataattagtagttcttttattttaaattaaacgtatttttcattatattgttttatgatttttaagttgtgagatttaaataatgtgttttcttgatattaataattacttcgcatttaaattactgtctagcttgaattattttattgttgggctttaactattttatgttattaatattgaattgtagtgtttttatttaggctttatttattttattatgctctttattttaacatagtttattgttgaattctaatatttattttataagtcgttgtgtttaaattatttcatttaattcgtCATTTTAAAATTCACTTTAATTGGATTCATttagttgtaaaatttattttgaggtactttcttaatattaattattattttgtatttaaattgctacttaatttaatttagtttatttttagatttaaaattttgttgttagtttttactagttatttattatattttagctagagtttgtatttagattattttattcaatttatagcttttaaagttgttttcgttggatcaatttCTGGATCTCAGAGGTGAGGactgtacctcatttcttttccccatcttttctttctctctttttctttttctttttgtccttcctattccttttctctttttctttattttttctctactttttccCCCAGTCTCCACTCTCCCAAGCGACACTCTTCCCTCTCCTTTCTGGCGTTTTCTTCATctgcccagaactgccgctcccCACCGCCGTGACCTGCACCACCCACCCCATTTCCCCTTCAGCCGATGATCATCCTCACCAAATTTCACTCCTATCCGAGTAGCTGttaaccaccacgagctccttcaAGCTGCGACATCATCTTACTCCAACCCTATCGTCGTTCTACCTCtgaccaccatctcttcatcaTTTCATCATCGatctcttgccgacctaaaccacccatttccagctccgatccatTGCCGAAGTAGCCCCCATGATCTGACTTTccgttttgaaatttttggccttccaccgtcgttttcgctgccacccacgaccaaccctcacttccactagtttcataaatacctttaagtcattccctatcaatcccaagccttggttcgtccccattcaaaagttaATATTTTACAATCCACGGCCACAGTAtttttacattgttacgttactttttcttctcctttttagCTTgttgatctttcaaaaattattataaagagctgtaagtatttttcaaatttcattttagatttaaatatattattacttttacgataaattgtgactggttggttatttcggactaagtctgaggagtcgggggttggatggatttgaggacggagttgtttgtttgttgttgatgttgagatttgttggataattTGTGTCTTGCCATTTGTATtgtatggtgcatgcatgttcatgtatgaaatattgaaaacttggttttcacgagttaaatggatttttgggtgcttgcatatcatgaccccaagctgggatgacatattatttcggtggagctcctctggttatTTAGGAGTGGctaatactaagtgacatcccaTGGGTTGTTGCTGTGTGATgaccagatcgcacgatacgataatgctgtcgtgtcgactccgtggtttcTCGGCTGGCGGCGACTAGAGGATGCCTAGTCATAATACGCACTGGGCGCGGAGCTAGGTATCACTTGtgtagatgtcacatgcgtagtcgttacctgcgatgtggcaTAAGAGCCAAGgcgtgcagatgatccctaggggagatcatgatgcatgcaataattgaaaattggttttggattttggatatg is a window from the Carya illinoinensis cultivar Pawnee chromosome 14, C.illinoinensisPawnee_v1, whole genome shotgun sequence genome containing:
- the LOC122294961 gene encoding very-long-chain 3-oxoacyl-CoA reductase 1-like, with product MIFSRSAMEFQDFILIAACSLGFISLCKTFIRFVKWAWVSFFRPAKNLNEYGSWALVTGSTDGIGKALAFELASEGINLVLVGRNPSKLEATSNEIQEKFAGKVDVKGIVIDFAKLSGKEISNMVEEGIKGLDVGILINNAGMGSPYPMFLHEVESEVLESLVRVNMDAATWVTRAVLPGMLQKKKGAIVNIGSGSSMAVPAFPLGTVYASTKAYLAMFSRCISLEYEQHGIDVQCQVPLYVATKMIRGFKTASLFTPSPEMYSKASIRCIGYEHICTPYWLHSVQWFLIQRLPVAFLNWYMFRFFLKISKRRMESYKYEVSSVNR